From Leifsonia sp. fls2-241-R2A-40a, one genomic window encodes:
- a CDS encoding DUF3072 domain-containing protein gives MTDTSDTSNGSGDDVLGARGGDDANPASKDPSEWVTGDEPMTASQRSYLDTLAREAGEELPADLTKAQASEHIDRLQQKTGRGQS, from the coding sequence ATGACCGACACCAGCGACACCTCGAACGGATCCGGCGACGACGTACTGGGGGCGCGCGGCGGAGACGACGCCAACCCGGCGAGCAAGGACCCGTCCGAGTGGGTCACCGGCGACGAGCCGATGACCGCCTCCCAGCGCAGTTACCTCGACACCCTCGCACGCGAGGCCGGCGAGGAGCTCCCCGCCGACCTCACGAAGGCCCAGGCCTCCGAGCACATCGACCGCTTGCAGCAGAAAACCGGGCGCGGCCAGAGCTGA
- a CDS encoding aldo/keto reductase has product MTENALRPLGATGLQVSRVTLGGGPLGSMPENFGYAVAEADAVALVQDVLRSGIRTIDTSNGYSDGRSEERIGRAIAAFGGIPADVTVITKTDQKEGDYSGERVRRSLAESSERLGISPLPLVHLHDPEFHDFAAMTAPGGAVDALVAAKERGEVQHIGLAGGDVHEMRRYLDLGVFEVLLVHNRWTLVDRSAGPLLERARELGVGVVNAAVLGGGILADETGRRTDYGYRPAGPETLEAIARMREVCRRWDTTLAAAALRFSTRDDRFASTIVGISKPERIQQTLDAAALDRPQEFWDELESLLPAPENWLDARPAH; this is encoded by the coding sequence ATGACGGAGAACGCACTCCGCCCGCTCGGCGCGACCGGGTTGCAGGTCAGCCGGGTGACGCTGGGCGGAGGTCCGCTCGGAAGCATGCCGGAGAACTTCGGCTATGCGGTCGCGGAGGCGGACGCCGTCGCGCTGGTGCAGGACGTGCTGCGCAGCGGCATCCGCACCATCGACACCTCCAACGGATACTCCGACGGTCGCAGCGAGGAGCGCATCGGGCGCGCCATCGCCGCGTTCGGCGGGATCCCGGCCGACGTGACGGTCATCACGAAGACCGACCAGAAAGAGGGGGATTACAGCGGCGAACGCGTGCGTCGTTCCCTCGCCGAGAGCTCTGAACGGCTAGGGATCAGCCCGCTCCCCCTGGTGCATCTGCACGATCCCGAGTTCCACGACTTCGCCGCGATGACCGCTCCCGGCGGCGCCGTCGACGCACTGGTGGCGGCGAAGGAGCGTGGGGAGGTGCAGCACATCGGACTCGCCGGAGGCGACGTCCACGAGATGCGGCGGTATCTGGACCTCGGCGTCTTCGAGGTGCTCCTGGTGCACAACCGCTGGACGCTGGTCGACCGCAGCGCCGGACCGCTGCTCGAGCGTGCGCGCGAACTGGGCGTGGGAGTCGTCAACGCGGCGGTCCTCGGCGGAGGCATCCTCGCCGACGAGACCGGCCGCAGGACCGACTACGGGTACCGGCCGGCCGGTCCCGAGACCCTCGAGGCCATCGCGCGGATGCGCGAGGTCTGCCGCCGCTGGGACACCACGCTCGCCGCGGCAGCACTCCGCTTCTCGACCCGCGACGACCGGTTCGCGAGCACCATCGTCGGGATCAGCAAGCCGGAGCGCATCCAGCAGACCCTCGACGCCGCGGCGCTCGACCGGCCGCAGGAGTTCTGGGACGAGCTCGAATCGCTCCTTCCCGCGCCCGAGAACTGGCTCGACGCCCGGCCCGCGCACTGA
- a CDS encoding VOC family protein yields MAIESVLVNVSDVARSVEFYRRHLGAVVVDSDQERAELDLVTACLVLTRVDSPAESTWIGDDLQRGFRHVGFKVSDLDARVDALHDAGVPFHLEPIHAEGEVRITFFYDPDGTLLELVEGPLQYHEVYDRPAVEQDWGLGDPDRPRFDHVAETVADLEATKDHYAKLGYLLMSGIHQPSDDRGFEINFLRAGDSSLEIFTYERAEKSVRAPQLDAPGFVAVAFAGDSAPGAAVGTAAGREVYTDPDGLLYVIAPA; encoded by the coding sequence TTGGCTATCGAATCCGTACTCGTGAACGTCTCGGACGTCGCACGTTCCGTGGAGTTCTACCGTCGTCATCTCGGCGCCGTCGTCGTCGACAGCGACCAGGAGCGAGCCGAACTCGACCTTGTCACCGCATGTCTCGTGCTCACCCGCGTCGACTCCCCGGCGGAGTCCACATGGATCGGCGACGACCTGCAGCGCGGCTTCCGGCACGTCGGCTTCAAGGTTTCCGACCTGGACGCCCGGGTCGACGCCCTCCACGACGCCGGTGTGCCCTTCCACCTCGAACCGATCCACGCCGAGGGGGAGGTGCGCATCACCTTCTTCTACGATCCGGACGGCACGCTGCTCGAACTCGTGGAGGGCCCGCTGCAGTACCACGAGGTCTACGACCGCCCGGCGGTCGAGCAGGACTGGGGACTCGGCGATCCCGACCGGCCCCGCTTCGACCATGTCGCCGAGACCGTCGCCGACCTCGAGGCGACGAAGGACCACTACGCGAAGCTCGGCTACCTGCTGATGTCGGGCATCCACCAGCCCAGCGACGACCGGGGCTTCGAGATCAACTTCCTCCGAGCCGGCGACAGCTCGCTCGAGATCTTCACCTACGAGCGCGCCGAGAAGTCCGTCCGTGCCCCGCAGTTGGATGCTCCCGGCTTCGTCGCGGTCGCCTTCGCCGGCGACTCGGCGCCCGGCGCAGCGGTCGGCACCGCAGCCGGCCGCGAGGTCTACACCGACCCCGACGGCCTCCTGTACGTGATCGCACCGGCATGA
- a CDS encoding sugar ABC transporter permease — protein sequence MTVSDLRIGSDRQTPVVKGGGRPRRRARLLPGGIRWILPAFAISVGLIYYSIIYSGYLSFFSWPGGRALMTPVGFGNYITALQDPVLWTSLRNTLIYFVVVFIVQVIGGTLFAAAMHSKVRFANLYKVLVVIPVVVAPATLAPAQIQVWQSDGTVNSILGFFGLSSLQQPWIGQSTTSLLVVVMVGCWGAIGYGFILLYAGMSQIDPELIEAGRLDGAGNFRVLFSIVLPTLKPIIVSLAILNFITALKLFDNPWLITQGGPAHSSEFLGTMIYGETASTDRNLGYASALSILVLLIAVAVSIFMQLRGRERLTRVKPRRGTEATDV from the coding sequence ATGACCGTCTCGGACCTCAGGATCGGATCCGACCGCCAGACACCCGTGGTGAAGGGAGGCGGGCGCCCCAGACGGCGCGCCCGCCTCCTCCCCGGGGGCATCCGCTGGATCCTTCCGGCGTTCGCCATCTCCGTCGGTCTGATCTACTACAGCATCATCTACTCGGGCTACCTGTCCTTCTTCTCCTGGCCGGGCGGCCGGGCGCTGATGACCCCGGTGGGCTTCGGCAACTACATCACCGCCCTGCAGGACCCGGTGCTGTGGACCTCTCTCCGCAACACGCTCATCTACTTCGTCGTCGTGTTCATCGTGCAGGTGATCGGCGGGACGCTGTTCGCAGCGGCGATGCACTCGAAGGTGCGGTTCGCCAACCTCTACAAGGTGCTCGTCGTCATCCCGGTCGTCGTGGCGCCGGCCACTCTGGCCCCTGCCCAGATCCAGGTCTGGCAGAGCGACGGCACGGTCAACAGCATCCTCGGCTTCTTCGGGCTCTCATCGCTGCAGCAGCCCTGGATCGGCCAGTCGACCACCTCGCTGCTCGTCGTCGTGATGGTCGGATGCTGGGGCGCGATCGGCTACGGCTTCATCCTGCTGTACGCGGGGATGTCGCAGATCGACCCCGAGCTCATCGAGGCCGGCCGGCTGGACGGCGCAGGCAACTTCCGGGTCCTGTTCTCGATCGTCCTTCCCACCCTGAAGCCGATCATCGTGTCGCTCGCGATCCTCAACTTCATCACCGCGCTCAAGCTGTTCGACAACCCCTGGCTGATCACGCAGGGCGGCCCGGCGCACTCTTCCGAGTTCCTCGGGACCATGATCTACGGCGAGACCGCGAGCACCGACCGCAACCTCGGCTACGCGTCGGCGCTGTCGATCCTCGTGCTGCTGATCGCGGTCGCGGTGTCCATCTTCATGCAACTGCGCGGTCGCGAACGGCTGACCCGCGTCAAGCCCCGCCGGGGCACGGAGGCGACCGATGTTTGA
- a CDS encoding GH1 family beta-glucosidase yields MRRSDLPDGFVVGTATASYQIEGATREDGRGDSIWDTFARVPGAIADGTTGDVADDHYHRSAEDVALMGDLGFDAYRFSIAWPRIQADGRGTPNKAGIDFYRRLAESLLERGVTPWATLYHWDLPQALEDRGGWLERDTALRFADYAHEVADRLGDVVTDWITLNEPWCSAFLGYASGHHAPGRTLGSRSAHAAHHLLLGHGLALEALRDTRPEARVGTTLNLYSVRPAGDSEGDADAARRIDGLSNRFFLDPVLRGSYPADVLDDLGETEWFAENATDDDLRRISAPIDFLGINYYSRHTVASGSVPGPDAPASAYPGSEHVRFIQTGAPVTQMGWEIHPDGMVDVLRQAHELAPDLPLYITENGAAYPDRVDADGEIDDPARVDYLQAHFEAARDAVDAGLPLQGYFIWSLMDNWEWAWGYSRRFGIVHVDYDTQKRTPKRSARWVADFLRS; encoded by the coding sequence ATGCGCAGAAGCGACCTTCCCGACGGCTTCGTCGTCGGAACGGCCACCGCGTCGTACCAGATCGAGGGCGCCACCCGGGAGGACGGGCGGGGTGACAGCATCTGGGACACCTTCGCGCGCGTCCCCGGCGCGATCGCCGACGGAACCACCGGCGACGTGGCCGACGACCACTATCACCGCTCCGCCGAGGACGTCGCCCTCATGGGCGACCTCGGGTTCGACGCCTACCGGTTCTCGATCGCGTGGCCGCGCATCCAGGCCGACGGGCGGGGAACGCCGAACAAGGCCGGGATCGACTTCTACCGCCGGCTGGCCGAGTCCCTGCTCGAGCGCGGCGTGACGCCGTGGGCGACGCTGTACCACTGGGACCTGCCGCAGGCGCTCGAGGACCGCGGCGGATGGCTGGAACGCGACACCGCCCTCCGCTTCGCCGACTACGCGCACGAGGTGGCCGACCGGCTGGGCGATGTCGTAACCGACTGGATCACGCTGAACGAGCCGTGGTGCTCGGCGTTCCTCGGCTACGCCAGCGGCCACCACGCTCCGGGCCGCACCCTCGGCTCGCGCTCCGCGCACGCGGCGCACCACCTGCTCCTCGGCCACGGCCTCGCCCTGGAAGCACTGCGGGACACCCGCCCGGAGGCCCGCGTCGGCACCACGCTGAACCTGTACTCGGTGCGTCCCGCCGGCGACTCGGAAGGGGATGCGGACGCCGCGCGCCGGATCGACGGCCTCAGCAACCGCTTCTTCCTCGACCCTGTGCTGCGCGGCTCGTACCCCGCGGACGTGCTCGACGACCTCGGCGAGACCGAGTGGTTCGCCGAGAACGCGACCGACGACGACCTGCGCCGCATCTCGGCGCCGATCGATTTCCTCGGCATCAACTACTACAGCCGGCACACCGTGGCATCCGGCTCCGTTCCCGGGCCGGACGCTCCGGCCAGTGCCTACCCCGGCAGCGAGCACGTCCGGTTCATCCAGACCGGTGCGCCGGTCACACAGATGGGCTGGGAGATCCACCCCGACGGGATGGTCGACGTGCTCCGCCAGGCGCACGAACTCGCGCCCGACCTCCCGCTGTACATCACCGAGAACGGCGCCGCCTACCCCGACCGGGTGGATGCGGACGGCGAGATCGACGACCCGGCGCGCGTGGACTACCTGCAGGCGCATTTCGAGGCGGCGCGCGATGCCGTCGACGCGGGCCTGCCGCTGCAGGGCTACTTCATCTGGTCGCTCATGGACAACTGGGAGTGGGCCTGGGGCTACTCCCGCCGGTTCGGCATCGTCCACGTCGACTACGACACGCAGAAGCGCACGCCCAAGCGCAGTGCGCGCTGGGTCGCGGACTTCCTCCGCAGCTGA
- a CDS encoding extracellular solute-binding protein has product MMRTRFISAAAVAAAAVLAITGCTGSSGDQGSDVKAAKSGSVTWWGWTPDTPVAEKYIAEFNKQYPKIKVTYKNFENVDYRNTITPALDSGKGPDVFDLSPAGGSPDTWGPYALDLTSLAKDTLGSDWKDKIGGSYVKQLTSSDGRFVSLPLGGMSAGFLWYNKNILDQAGAKVPTDYASWVDTCKKVTAIGKTCFTMGAGGKDTFPTEMYHSIANTVDPDFFIKAATGKAKWNDEQGVKVLEIIKKMKTDGIIAPNALDGPQYPLANNEFMKGNAAMVQMGFWYTQYAGADSCKTSMEAAGVTNPTCFVQLPAQFPDVAGEGHKSTYFGEADYGLAINSGSKNIGPAKTFVSWMTLNKDGQQNVANALDLLPALKGTTPEWSSIKLVDESVQRPAIETLIKESGDTTESRQWQTTEKSLDAIVVAIQQVLDPSVNKSIKSIADDQQASSVASKVGTK; this is encoded by the coding sequence ATGATGCGTACGCGGTTCATTTCCGCGGCAGCGGTCGCTGCGGCCGCCGTCCTGGCGATCACCGGCTGCACCGGCTCGTCCGGCGATCAGGGCTCGGACGTCAAGGCGGCGAAGTCCGGATCGGTCACCTGGTGGGGCTGGACGCCCGACACTCCGGTGGCCGAGAAGTACATCGCGGAGTTCAACAAGCAGTACCCGAAGATCAAGGTCACCTACAAGAACTTCGAGAACGTCGACTACCGCAACACGATCACCCCGGCCCTCGACTCGGGCAAGGGACCGGACGTGTTCGACCTCTCTCCGGCAGGCGGGTCGCCGGACACCTGGGGTCCCTACGCGCTCGACCTGACGTCGCTGGCCAAGGACACCCTCGGCTCGGACTGGAAGGACAAGATCGGCGGCTCCTACGTGAAGCAGCTGACCAGCTCCGACGGTCGCTTCGTCTCGCTGCCCCTCGGCGGGATGTCGGCAGGCTTCCTCTGGTACAACAAGAACATCCTCGACCAGGCCGGCGCGAAGGTGCCGACCGACTACGCGTCCTGGGTGGACACCTGCAAGAAGGTCACCGCCATCGGCAAGACCTGTTTCACGATGGGCGCCGGCGGCAAGGACACCTTCCCGACCGAGATGTACCACTCGATCGCGAACACGGTCGACCCGGACTTCTTCATCAAGGCGGCCACCGGCAAGGCCAAGTGGAATGACGAGCAGGGCGTCAAGGTGCTCGAGATCATCAAGAAGATGAAGACCGACGGCATCATCGCCCCCAACGCGCTCGACGGCCCGCAGTACCCCCTGGCGAACAACGAGTTCATGAAGGGGAACGCCGCGATGGTCCAGATGGGCTTCTGGTACACGCAGTACGCGGGCGCCGACTCCTGCAAGACCTCGATGGAGGCCGCGGGCGTGACCAACCCGACCTGCTTCGTCCAGCTGCCCGCGCAGTTCCCGGATGTCGCAGGTGAGGGCCACAAGAGCACCTACTTCGGTGAGGCCGACTACGGTCTGGCCATCAACTCCGGCTCGAAGAACATCGGTCCGGCGAAGACGTTCGTCTCGTGGATGACGCTCAACAAGGACGGCCAGCAGAACGTCGCCAACGCGCTCGACCTGCTTCCCGCGCTCAAGGGCACCACTCCGGAGTGGTCGTCGATCAAGCTCGTCGACGAATCCGTGCAGCGTCCGGCGATCGAGACGCTCATCAAGGAGAGCGGCGACACCACCGAGTCGCGCCAGTGGCAGACCACCGAGAAGTCGCTCGACGCCATCGTGGTCGCCATCCAGCAGGTGCTCGACCCGTCGGTGAACAAGTCCATCAAGAGCATCGCCGACGACCAGCAGGCCTCTTCGGTGGCCAGCAAGGTCGGAACGAAGTAA
- a CDS encoding tautomerase family protein, giving the protein MPLVRIDMHTPLAELRPQMSEAINSALADGWGMPADDLFQIFQLHEQGDLYYSRTFPDADRTDIVFISILVYNGYSPEVKQRGADLIVERLAALGIKRDNILISLYENGDGDWLAPSKEQ; this is encoded by the coding sequence ATGCCACTCGTCCGAATCGACATGCACACCCCGCTCGCAGAGCTGCGGCCGCAGATGAGCGAAGCCATCAACTCCGCCCTCGCGGACGGCTGGGGGATGCCCGCCGACGACCTGTTCCAGATCTTCCAGCTGCACGAGCAGGGTGACCTGTATTACAGCCGCACCTTCCCGGATGCGGACCGCACCGACATCGTCTTCATCAGCATCCTCGTCTACAACGGATACTCTCCAGAGGTGAAGCAGCGCGGCGCCGACCTGATCGTGGAGCGGCTCGCAGCCCTCGGGATCAAGCGGGACAACATCCTCATCTCCCTTTACGAGAACGGCGACGGCGACTGGCTCGCCCCGTCCAAGGAGCAGTGA